gaattaatgcacaaaagatgagttaaatgccaagaaaaatatatagaaatatgcactttttatcaCTCATCATATACCACACAAACTGGATTTTAATGTATAGTATCCACTCAGTTTGAGCTGATTGATTCAGCCGTTCCTCGGCAAAGAATTGAATCATTGGTCGTTCTTGATAGCAGATGAAGGGGAGACTGGACCATCTCTCCCTTTATCTCATAGCTCAGGTGTCCACTCAAATGATTTGAATATTTTGTCTCCTAATGATTTATTCCAGCAAATTTTTGGAAACTTGTTCCGCAATTTCGGAATTGATGCATCAACAGGATTAAGATTTTCCCTTACAAATTACCAGTCCAAATTCTCTCATCCACTTCATTAGTTGGAACTGGTAAATCACTAGTATCTATGCCTATAGAAATTTAACTTTCAATACTGATTTGCCATTCGTCCATGTGAATCCTGGAGCTAACCTTACTTTGCACAGACCTAACTGAGTGTTTGAAAGAGAGGTGTACTGCTACTACTACACCAAGAAGTATACCGAACAGAGATTTTCCTGTTCCTATTACTCATCTTCTCTCTTCAGTGGTACATTTAAGCTCATTAACTGCTTTGGTTTTGTGTTTCCATATTCGTGTAATTTACTTCTCTGCATACCGTAATTCATTGTTTTGGCGAGAGGTGtactattactactacaacaagaagtatatgaaATAGAGATTCTATCTTCAGTAGTACGCTTAAGCTCGTTAagtgctttgattttgttttacaGTCCTATCGTAGAAGAACCTGAGATTAGTAAACTCGAGCACGACCCTTCCTCAAACAGTACTTGTGCATCTATTTCCGAAGAAGATCTCGAAGAACTGATGACTTCCATCAAGAAAGATCCATATTTGAAACCTATTCTGGAAGATATTGAGATTGGTGGTCCAACTGTAATGATGAGGTATTTAGTTATGTTTATGTCTACGTTTGAGGGTTTAATAACTTTTCATTCTTAAAAATTACATGTATATGTTTTAAACATTGGTTCTTTTTAACTCTGATTAATTGTTCACATGCTTTTAGGTACTTAAATGATCCAGAGGTTTTGCAGAGGTTGGCGCAGGCTATGGGTTTGGGAGTTTTAGGAGACAGTGTTAGTTCAGTTGAAGATAATGCATCAATCAAATGCTGATGCAGAAGATTATACTGCGAAATAGGTTGAGGCAATTCTTACCAGTAATCAGTTTTCGAGGTATTTCATCATTCCTTGTATATTGTAGCTTGTTTAAAATGCATATATGTTTATGAGAATAATACTCACAGCACCATGTCTGCCTGGTGCAAGAGCAGATTcgaatattatttcaatttcgaAATCGAATTGGATTTTCTTAAAATCCTATTCTGGTGCTAATTGGTGAGCATTACAACTCCTATTCTGGTGTGGCTTGATTACTTAACCAGCCTCTTACTTTCTCCCAATTTGCTGATTCGGGTTCTGGATTTGATTCGTTACCCGACTCGGCACGAGTCAGATGTCAGCCGCAGCTGACAGCTGAGTCCCTGACTCACTGAAAAACCAGCGTCTAATGATTAAAATGTCCTCGAGTTTTTAAAATTAGGATTTCATTTTCCTTTCTTCCATTTCACTCTGAGTTCACTTCAGAGAGAAAAACGTAgtgtaagatttttttttttttttggaagatgatgaccAAGGATGAAGAAGCCGTAGATTGACACCCTGGAAACTCAGAGTTCACTTCTATTCTAAATAGTATTTCATACATATACTATTCTCATTTTCTGTATCtagtggatttttttttctaggaGTTATAGAAAAAATCTCTGTTATTATATCAATTTGATTTTTTGACTTCGTTTTAGTAAACGGGTTTTGAttggattgaaaaaaaaaaaattgcttctcAAAGGGTTTCGGCAATTTGGGACTCAATTGGTGTATATGTGGTTATGGTTTTGTGGTGGTGTTCATCAACTGTTTGTTGTATTGTTATAATGAAGTTGTAGTGGGctgaatgttattcctgctgcttCTCCCCATcaagattttgtttgtttttctttctggGTTTCAATCATTTTAAAACTTGGATGAAATTATTGATGACTAGAGCACATGAATGCCTTTATATGCAGTGTTGTTTTAGAATGGCTGAAATGTGTAGTAGCAGTAGCACTCTGCATCCTTAACAGTAGGAAGCTGGCTCTCTCAGCTATTATGTCTCATTGAACTCTAAGTTTTCTCTTGCTTATTGCTTATGTTTCTTGTAGGAGTTTTATGATTCAAACTGCTGTTCTTGTTCTGTGTATGGCTAGAATAaaaacctagtttaattgggtGCCATGGgaattaattgggggccatgcactagaggacaaaaaaagGTCACCAGAACCTAATTTTGGTCACCCTTTATAAAAAtgtttttaaatggctaaaatgcccctaaatgattaaaattaaaatttaattaattaatgataatcttaattaattagtgataattttacttaattagaatttaattttttcttccatattttagTCTATACTCGGCAACAAGGGCGTCGTTTGTGATGGATATTGATCAAGCAGCATACATGCATGCCGTCCGTATTGGAAGCGCATTACCTTTAACCGGGATTGAAAAATGCAAGCGAACCTCAAGAGAGAAATGCTAAACCCACACAAATGTATCTAGATTGAAAAAGTAAGAAAACACAGTTAATGACAACAAGTAGATAAGCAAAtcgatcttgtttttttttttgatcggattAAAAAGCACATAAGCCGTATGCTGCCGGATATAACAGGCAAAGAGCGAAAAGCCTACAAAAACTTGATCAAAGAATTTCTAAGATTACAAAGAGTATCAACAAAAACTTATGAAACCTAACAATCCAAGAGCACAATTTTGATTTAAATCATGCTCTACATCCAAAGAGAAACAACCTTGTTGGGGGTTATTCGTCCATGAGCACTGGTAGTTAAGAAATGAGCAACCAACATCTCCTAGTTAGTTTGCATTTCTTGGGCCAATGTTTAATATATTTGATTTCGTTAATATTTCATTATTATAATCTTAGAATATAATCTCCCTATTTCTTAAATTTTTAAGACTTTAGTCCACTCCAGTCCAGTTAACAAAATGTTCTTTAGCCCCCTAATTGTAAAACGTGGTCAGCTCAGCTGTAGACGCTTGTAACAATCGTGAACTATCCTATTGACATGACCGTCGGAAAGAAACAATAAAAACAAAGTTGATCGGACTTGATTAGTTTTCTAATCGGAAGAAAATGCAAGAAAATCTTTCAAGACATctcccaaatatttttagaagctGGGATTCAGAATGGCGAGAAATCATATTATCATTTTCTTTGCCATGATCATAATGGCACCGTTGGGCCAGCTTCCCGCAATGCCTCCAATTCCCACTGATCCCGCTGCTGCCCAAGCGGAGGCATGGAAGCGATGAAAACTGGAGCTGCTGATCCACGTAAGTATATAATCAATAACAGTATTGCTCGTTTACTAACTAAATAAGATGACTGttgtttgatagacgcatttatgtgtctaatttatctcaattatatatattgttagtgctcgatattgtatttatttggatattttatttatttgtaggtgtttttagaagaataaaattttgcggcgaaattggctgaaaatgcggcgtttggacctccgttgatagagtaccggaagcgccctagaagtgtaccggaagtaccccaaaaataccccggaggaaccccgaaaaaagtgcggaaaatgccccagaggacacttgctatacggacccttgattttggataaggggtaacctaattactaaggggtgacccatttccaggcatctgctaaagggagaccagccacagataaggggaggtcaacttctcaaattcaaaagaaaattttggcgggaaaattttctttcaccagacagatttagggttggattttcggacgagttttaatgagattcaatcactgattctcatgggctggacgtgatatggatatacaattctagtatggatgatttcatgggcttaattgggctagaatggccgggagaagtgaatcaaagttcaacaggatacgtactctttcggtttattttcaaagattttgtgaagaattttgggagagttttacgctggataaagatgtacctagtcttgttcgattcttaagagaattttggagtgtaataactggccataggacgcgtacaaagcaacagaaaagagattattctctcaactgctcgagaagaaaaaaaagagaaatactctcggatttagtcgagatttatggatctgttgggctatataaatgttggtttacatcaaagaaaggttagaaaagtttagagacaaataggagagagttcagagccgaaacgaggaagataccattgattgttgctgctgctgctgctgttcaaggaggaagaagaagaggaagaacagacctgctaaggcagtcgttcttcatcagtcttaaaaccagaacacgctgtcgctgtttacagcacacggcttgtatcgttctttccagcagcttacaccctgtgtcgctatttacatcactttagttctatcgtttcttctcagcacttacaccatttgtaacagtgacgctgtaacacttctacagcgttgctaattcctatttcatcatataatcatcaataaaaacacctattttagccatgaatttatcttgtgagtgtgtttttgggatgatgagctaaacccattagccgagacgatggaggaagccattggcacaaaatttattggtataattctaatttttacatttatttgcaatattattatttgattatttgcatgaattaaaattgaattaatagtttttattgagtaattgtgaattgacttgatgaagcatgctgggttttagtaacttttgatgttttatactttttaattacaattattacttcaaaaacttatttgaggcaaatattagaattgattttaaagataaaattgcataagaactatttagagtttactattaaaatggtcattggtggaatcctagtcttggtgtttttctctataactttgaacaactctttttatttgcctgtttaaatttaaatctaaaaactgttttcttcacaagtctgatacgaatctgttttaccacttcaactacaatcactatttgaaaaaccatcattgTTACAAAACATGTCCATGTTAGAAAGTGCATGCTCTAATAGGATAGAGATGTTTTACAGAACAAGCAGCTTCTGCTGCTCAAGCACTACACACTTGTACGAACATGATAATTGCAGCACAAGAACAACTACTTGCAAAAGGAGACCAACCACTGTCGGGCTTCCCTTTAAAAGTAGGTAAATACGTTCGCCAACACCACCGTGCAAGACGACAATCTAAAAGAAACGCTAAAAAATAAAGATTGAAATACCAGTGCAAAAGTGAAAGCAATGGAAAAAGCAAGGTATATCTTGACCTCCATTAACTTGCTTGGGATTACAAGGCTTTCAACTATCGTTTTATGTGCTCCCAAATAAATTAAGTAGGAATTACTAATAGGTATTATTATAGTGTttttagttagtggcaggtccatccaTTAAAGTCTAGTAatcggaggtccataattaaaagaaaacataaaaatggaccaaattttttaagcccaggtcctacaCACGTTTGTAACCTATTACGTGCATTTTGATAATTCCCAAAATGGCCTTCACTATAAATATAACAGAAATAAAAGTcacattttctcaattttcttctcAGATCCGTTTTCTCTCTCTCGCTCGCTCTCCTCTTCTCTGCTGCAGCCGCTTATGAAGTTTAGACCtagggtttgtgaagatgtttcgtggttttacaggtatgttatgtaatCTTTTCTTCAGtgcttctttgtttttgattaattctcaactgaatcatgaagatctgattgatttcatgatgttttcactttctttttccagTTTTGGTAGTTCGATTTCATGATGTTCTCTAGTTTTTCACGTACTGCTGATTTTTAGACTATgaatcaacagtacatatttggtgtactgaaatatactgctctaatttttatttttatttttatagttttggagatttttattgtttgatccagaagtacGTATACGGAATACTCAAAttaaagtgtttcgattctattttttcatagattcgCTACTTGTTTTTTACATGCAGCtaaattttagattatgaatcagcagtacatatacggtgtactgaaaaattatgctttaattttgttatttttgtagttttggatattcttcttcttcgatctagaagtatatatatggaatactggaaaaaaaagtgtttcgattcagTTTTTTATAGATTtattacttggttttcacatgcagctgattttagttccattttggttttttttatatgcttttgagttgcttttgtgtattaatcatcggtacgtatatgatatattggtggattttaatgaaacaagttcagatctaaataaaaaatcatgttttatgtttatttcattagtagatctgatatttttatggtttttggtttgattttcagttttcctttgtgtattaaccatcaatacatatctgacgtactgttttctttttttgtttactatgaatctataggttttctcttatttttttggtttgatccaggagtacatatatgttgtactggttgaaacttcttctgattctgtttttTGGACACTAAAGGAGGAGTATTTACCGCCTGGTTGGCTCTGTCTGGTACTTTTGTTTGCAGAACTATCCCCTTGATCTGTTTTAGGCAGGCAAATATTTTTCCGGACTTGAATTATAGCAAAATAATAATCTATTCTAAATCAGGTATGTGGTGCATCTGACAATCAAGAACTTCCTCCAAATTTTATAAAGCTCAAAAGAGATGTATACACACCAGATGTGATGGCAGCATGTGACTATATGATCGGTATTGGATTAAGTTTCGttgaaaatttaagtttttcGTTTCTGTTAGTCTGATAATAAAATCAGATACTTAGTTATATTCTGTTTCAGGAAATATTGGGTATGGAACAGTAAGTGAGGCTCTGTCATACAAGTTGCCTTTCGTATTTGTACGGAGAGACTTCTTTAATGAAGAACCGTTCGTTAGAAATATGCTTGAGGTATACAAGTCACTAGCTGATACTTTAGCTCTTTACCCATTTATCACTATAATAGTTGGGATATGTGAGTTTGTGTGGTTGACCTGATCTTTTTTTTNNNNNNNNNNNNNNNNNNNNNNNNNNNNNNNNNNNNNNNNNNNNNNNNNNNNNNNNNNNNNNNNNNNNNNNNNNNNNNNNNNNNNNNNNNNNNNNNNNNNNNNNNNNNNNNNNNNNNNNNNNNNNNNNNtttttttttttttttttttttctttttcaaaatagTATTACCAAAACGGCGTTGAAATGATTAGGAGGGATTTGCTCACAGGACGCTGGGCATCTTACCTTCAGCGTGCAATTAGTTTGAAACCTTGCTATGAAGGAGGGGTTGATGGTGGCAAGGTAATCCTTGTTATTCTGGATAAACTATTTAAGAAATACACGACACCTTTGTGCATTTGCAGTTCTTCACTTATGGAACTTGTTAAGAGTAAATTTGACTATGTTCATACAGCCTTTTGATAAAATCCGTGTTTAGAAATTAACTTGCAATTTGCTCGATCATCGTTTTCCAGTTGATGTATCTCGGACTCCAAGTTGTCACCAATGTATTCTCATTTGAATGATATTTAGTATTTACCTAAATTTTTTAGTTGTTATAGCTGATAGTGGCCTTGTTGATAATTCAGATGACTGCCCGCATACTACAGGATATGGCTTTTGGAAAGAATAATACTCCGCAAAAGGTAAATCTAGTTTGTCTATCTTAATTtaaatttgtaatttgtaatagaATCATGCATTTACAGTTTTGAATATTTGTAATCTCGTCTATTTCTAGAAAAAGACTTGTTCGAGATCAGTTACACCCACCAATGTGATCAATCGTTAAATTACATCTGGACCATCTTTCCTTACCTAAGAAGATGTGATCTTAATATCCTTTTTTCGTTTGTGCAAAATGTAGTTTAGCGGGGCCAGCAGATTGAGTGATGCCATAGTCCTCGGGTAACATATAcgtactgttttctttttttgtttactatgaatctataggttttctcttattttttttggtttgatacaGGAGTGCATATATGTTGTACTGGttgaaacttcttctgattctgttttattcagagttttgccactttttttggtttgatccatgagttcgtatgtgaaatactgaagtatgtgctttgattcggttatattcatggattcatcacttcttgacatgtaattgagtttttagtttatgaatccgCGGTACGTATATGTTGTACTGataaaaacttcttttaattctgttttattcatagttttgccactttattttggtttgatccatgagtacgtatgcgaaatactgaaatagatgctagttttgttgccgtgttttaatattgttatattctggtcacatttacaggttcaatatgtccaACGGATACATACTCTATATGTAAGCAGTGAGGCCGATACATACTTAGATTTGTacgtagtgtagcagatatgtactcagatttgtaagcagtgtaccagatatgtactcaaatttgtaagcagtgtagacacacacgtttgatAGTAATGGGTATTAtagacatttccatgttttaattaattttggacctccggataaaaaaaagatccgattggaccctactataaataactatatgggcctaggaccaaacaagaaattttccataaATTAATCCGTATATGTTTTTGTCTTGATCAGTATAAATTTGAGAATTGGAGCGGACAAGCTAGTCACTTCCGTCAACTCAAGAGTCATATGATAACTTTGTTTAAAACTGTTTTATTTTACTAAACCCGATGACCTGGTCGGTTCAACTAGTGAACCATGCAAACCAGTTACAGACTattatggaaaaccaaaagaaataaaaaagattcTGCGATTTCCTTCGTATCGAAAATGGAGATCCACTGCCCCAAAAATGGACATTATAGGAACTGACTCCCGTTGTTGTAAATCGAGGTTGCAACTGCGCTTGGCTGGTTGAGAAAACGTAGTTGGCATTTCACAATTTTCTTGAAAACCGTCTATTTTACTAAACCGATGACCAGGTCGGTTCAACTAGTGAACTATGCAACCAGTCCGTTATTCATTTTCTTAACAGAAAACAAAATAACAGTTAAGAAGAATAATAGTACTCTTCAAAatctggcatttttaggggcgaccccaagagaattaggggcgacttttttattcccaacccatacacaatgttaagggatgtccaaaaacgcggagaatacgttaatgcccttACATAATCGGAAGCTATTTTTTTCCCGATTGATATATCGAAATCGGAAGGTTCTTAACGTGGTTATACTACCGATTAAGTTCGATTTTGTGCCAAACGTGTATCTTGGTTGTATAATAATCGGTAGAATAATAACCTCACTAGGCTACTGATCATAGTAGCTCCTAAATTCCCCAAATTGGTGATTTTGTCGAAGAAGAAATTTGGGGCAACTGTGTAATCGGAAGTCGTATTAACTACTGATTAttctagttcccaaattcgaaaaaattgagatttctgcaaaaacaaaatttggggaaactgtataatcggaagggaaataCCTtatttgactaccgattatactAGTTCTCAAATTCGAGAAAATTGAGATTTCGGCAAAAACAAAATTTAGGgcaactgtataatcggaagggaaagtACCTtatttgactaccgattatacagTTTCCCCTGCAAAGTAAAGCCGTTTGAACTCTAAACTCTATATAAGGATTGTATCCTTTTACCCTCTATGGAACACAAATATCTTTAAACTCTCTccaacatcatcttcaacataatgGAACAACCATTCATTAATCCTACGAAGTTCACgattgaagaagatttatctttatgTAGGCGCCATGTTCAATTATATCCGAGACGAGGCGAAGAACGTAGGCAAGGGGGCCtaatgagtatgagttatttggggaAAATTCACGAAAAATTTTGCGCCGACACCAGTAACCCAAACAACCGCCACTCCGCTGATCTTTTATGCCGAATTGGTTCAATAAACGGACACGTCGAAGAATTCGTCCATTTAACTTATCTTGTGAATTAATATCGATTGAGGGATAAAACCAATGATGAGATTATAGAACGATCTCACGGGGAATGGCGGAGATGGAAAAGATCAAGCTTCCGTTACGAAGCTCATTTTAGAATCCTTAGGGCGATGGAAAGATTTAATCCGTTTAGGACTCGTCCAATACGTCCACGACGCTAATCACAATACCTTGCAATAGAATTTTGGAAGTTCAATGTAAAATTATGATGATACGTGGGTGATATTGTTATGAATTTCAAAATATTTATAAAAATCGGAAGTTTGATTTCTttatatacctaccgattataaacCAACGGCTATTTATTTCAAAAGAATCTAGCCGTGCTTCGAAAACCACACACAATCAGTTGACTATACATATTGATAAACCTCTGATTATACTACTCTAATGAGACTGAGAACTCTGTTGACAAAACAACctataatcggaagtatataacTATCAATATCTACCGATTACTCATAATCGGTTTCTTTGGTTCATTCCTACCGACTGTGTGGAATAATTGTGCGTAATTTCAGTACAGTCTTGTAAAAGTACgcatcaacggccatattttcaaaaaaatagagacgttgggactctcatctatataaggagggtaaactCTTCTTATTTATGCACCAAACAACACATATATAGCATCGTGTATTCTACAAATACATTTTCCATCGTCTACTCTTGTGAATTCATTCTATATCTCAACTAACAAGCATGGCAACGTTTGACGCAGCTGAAGATTTGGTCATTGTGAAAACATGGTATCATGAAACAAGACGTGAAGATGTGATAGCACGAGGTTAAAACCCAAAGTTTTTTGGGCGAGGTTATATAGCCAATTTGTGCGAGAGTATGGAAATCCAAAGCAAAgatcactccaacaagttcatgatcGTTTCCGACTTGTCCAAAAAGCGGTAAATGATTACATAACGATACAAAAGAGGATGTTTAACACTAGCCACTTAAGCTTGTCGATCCAACAATTTTTAAGTATTTGCATACTTTTTTTAAATAACACAGGGTGTCTAATCTTTCTTACTAAAACGAAGttgacataattttgtgtttgtttatgtagGAGACACTCGCAAAAAGACAGTACTTAGTGGAAAAGGGTGAAGAATTCACTTATGATGGGAGTTATGAATTCCTGAAGTCTGTTGCAACAGTGTGAAGATTGATCGATGGTTACAATCGGAGGTTATTAAGTTGTGTAGTCTACCGATTACAGGAAATCGGAAGTTTATTTCATATGTTGTCTACCGattctggaaaaaaaattcacTCTTTTTTGTCAGAGTTTGTTGACAATCAGATGTTTATTTAATATGtaatctaccgattctgggaaaaaATTTCAGTTTTTTTATCAGACTTACAATCGGAAGTAGCATTAGAAAATATGATAACCGATTTTAACATTGATTGTTTCTGTTTACAAAAACTTGTATAATTCGCTAATATATTAATaatatacctaccgattatagctTTATACTTCACAGAAGTTTCCAAAAGTTTCCAAAAAAACACATCTTTCAAAAGTAACGatcattcatcttcatcatctgacAGAACCAATTCGAGTAGGCCTTCCGTAAAGTTGTCCTTCATGACACAATCCCAATCTAACATGTTAGTCTCATATTGTTTCAACCAATCGTTACAATGATTCGTTGGGAAGTAATCACTCCAACCACCCAAAGGAGGTAATGGGCACTctctctttactct
This genomic interval from Papaver somniferum cultivar HN1 unplaced genomic scaffold, ASM357369v1 unplaced-scaffold_107, whole genome shotgun sequence contains the following:
- the LOC113327648 gene encoding ankyrin repeat domain-containing protein 2A-like — translated: MTRDNKARYHSESKKAYRKKLKKNKREKAKLEKLRIVRSDDEKEEEANEITTSGPIVEEPEISKLEHDPSSNSTCASISEEDLEELMTSIKKDPYLKPILEDIEIGGPTVMMRYLNDPEVLQRLAQAMGLGVLGDSVSSVEDNASIKC